One segment of Mastomys coucha isolate ucsf_1 unplaced genomic scaffold, UCSF_Mcou_1 pScaffold23, whole genome shotgun sequence DNA contains the following:
- the LOC116073613 gene encoding atherin-like: MAKYRKVLCWRKGGGQTWLQEHPNQIPGAQKLAAHVHLLRDLLQTPDLHRNPPAAPWASQSPVKATSSCPYRSFGSASQAQAEDPVAARRGPLRPDAELRVRAARLPSGPWTAAARAALAALSSGCSKCSGRPPFHAAPPLRARPAPAALPAPPCAPPGLSSRLARPEPLTLRSASAGTKLWLPRAARRTPHSTASGAAPRACPLAPASVPSRAAAAREPQRPRLARMWCRGRLPSLAFAECERDPPSTPAPAPLKTDLDKFGSLGGIARPREQGRTFAS, translated from the exons ATGGCCAAATATCGGAAGGTTTTGtgctggaggaagggagggggacaaACGTGGCTACAGGAACACCCAAATCAAATCCCAGGAGCCCAGAAGCTCGCGGCCCACGTGCACTTGCTCAGGGACCTATTGCAGACACCTGACCTCCATCGAAATCCTCCCGCTGCACCATGGGCCAGTCAATCACCAGTAAAAGCTACAAGTAGTTGCCCATACCGGTCCTTCGG ATCTGCGAGCCAAGCCCAAGCCGAGGACCCGGTGGCTGCGCGGCGCGGTCCGCTCAGGCCGGACGCCGAGCTGCGGGTGCGGGCGGCGCGCCTCCCGTCGGGGCCATGGACCGCCGCCGCCCGCGCCGCGCTCGCCGCACTCAGCTCCGGCTGCAGCAAGTGCTCCGGGCGGCCGCCCTTCCACGCAGCCCCGCCCCTCCGCGCCCGGCCCGCCCCCGCCGCCCTCCCCGCGCCTCCGTGCGCGCCGCCGGGATTGAGCTCTCGTTTGGCGCGGCCGGAGCCACTAACCTTGCGAAGTGCCTCCGCGGGGACGAAGCTCTGGCTGCCGCGCGCCGCGCGCCGCACACCACACAGCACTGCCTCCGGTGCAGCTCCGCGCGCCTGTCCGCTCGCTCCCGCCAGCGTCCCTTCCCGCGCAGCTGCAGCGCGGGAGCCGCAGCGACCACGGCTCGCTCGAATGTGGTGCAGGGGCCGCCTGCCTAGCCTCGCTTTCGCCGAGTGCGAAAGGGACCCCCCCTCAACCCCCGCCCCCGCTCCGCTGAAGACAGACTTAGACAAATTTGGAAGCCTTGGTGGCATCGCCCGACCTCGGGAGCAAGGTCGAACGTTTGCTAGCTAA